From a single Adhaeribacter swui genomic region:
- the gcvP gene encoding aminomethyl-transferring glycine dehydrogenase: protein MLIKTKPADIFKERHNGPVKQSMQDMFQTIGVSSLDQLIDETVPAAIRLKKPLNIPTALTERDFLKKFSSIAKKNKVYKSYIGLGYHDTVLPPVIQRNIFENPGWYTAYTPYQAEIAQGRLEALINYQTMVMDLTAMEIANASLLDEATAAAEAMNMFYGLRKGTRKNATRFFVSDQVLPQTLDVLKTRATPLGWELVIGDHRTVDLTDTTLFGALVQYPAADGELFDYSDFISTAHQQDILVAVAADLLSLTLLTPPGEMGADAVVGNSQRFGVPMGYGGPHAGFLATRDAYKRSLPGRIIGQSVDVHGNKAYRMALQTREQHIRREKATSNICTAQVLLAVIAGMYAVYHGPRRLKYIALNIHLLSQLLEQGLTELGLEQVNENYFDTLKIKVESAELKAAIRQEAEAAQINFRYFADNFIGISLNENTDLNDLKAILAVFTKVMNQQTAVTNLSELPHETDVTWPENLLRTSSFLQHDVFNQHHSELEILRYMKHLENKDISLVHSMIPLGSCTMKLNATAEMLPVTWPEIGGLHPFVPAEQAEGYKQIFTDLESWLCEITGFAGISLQPNSGAQGEYAGLMVIRAYHEAQGHHHRNVSLIPSSAHGTNPASAVMAGMKVVIVKCDERGNIDVADLRAKAEQHKEDLSCLMVTYPSTHGVYEESIIEICNIIHENGGRVYMDGANMNAQVGLTSPANIGADVCHLNLHKTFCIPHGGGGPGVGPIGVVADLVPYLPGHAVVKTGGEQAISAISAAPWGSASILPISYAYIAMMGGEGLTEATKMAILNANYIKARLQDHYPVLYTGTNGRCAHEMILDCRAFKKVGVEVEDIAKRLMDYCFHAPTVSFPVAGTLMVEPTESESKEEIDRFCDAMISIRAEIQEVEEGTADQKNNVLKNAPHSMAIGLADNWTYPYSREKAVFPYSFARTHKVWPTVSRIDSAYGDRNLICSCTPLEAYAQPEVAQTATGIE from the coding sequence ATGTTGATAAAAACCAAGCCCGCCGATATTTTTAAGGAACGCCACAATGGTCCGGTAAAACAATCCATGCAGGATATGTTTCAAACCATTGGGGTTAGTTCTTTGGATCAGTTGATTGATGAAACCGTTCCGGCGGCTATCCGCCTGAAAAAACCTTTAAATATACCTACGGCCTTAACCGAACGTGATTTTTTAAAAAAATTCAGTTCTATCGCTAAAAAGAATAAAGTCTATAAATCGTACATTGGTTTAGGTTATCACGATACCGTTTTACCACCCGTTATTCAGCGTAATATTTTTGAAAATCCGGGTTGGTACACGGCCTACACGCCTTACCAGGCCGAAATTGCCCAGGGTCGTTTAGAAGCGCTGATTAATTACCAAACCATGGTAATGGACTTGACCGCCATGGAAATTGCTAATGCGTCGCTGCTCGATGAGGCCACCGCCGCTGCCGAAGCCATGAACATGTTTTACGGTCTACGGAAAGGCACCCGCAAAAACGCCACCCGTTTCTTTGTATCGGATCAGGTATTACCCCAAACCCTGGATGTCTTAAAAACCCGCGCTACCCCGTTAGGCTGGGAATTGGTTATTGGTGACCACCGCACCGTTGATTTAACCGATACTACTTTATTTGGCGCTTTAGTGCAGTATCCGGCCGCTGACGGCGAACTGTTTGACTATTCCGATTTTATATCCACCGCGCACCAGCAGGATATTTTAGTAGCCGTCGCCGCCGATTTATTAAGCTTGACTTTATTAACTCCTCCCGGCGAAATGGGAGCCGATGCCGTAGTAGGTAACAGCCAGCGTTTTGGCGTACCCATGGGCTACGGTGGTCCGCATGCCGGTTTCCTGGCTACCCGCGATGCGTATAAGCGTTCTTTACCGGGCCGCATTATCGGTCAATCGGTAGATGTGCACGGCAATAAAGCCTACCGCATGGCTTTGCAAACCCGCGAGCAGCATATTCGCCGCGAAAAAGCAACGTCCAATATTTGTACTGCCCAGGTTTTATTAGCCGTTATCGCGGGCATGTACGCGGTTTATCACGGTCCGCGCCGTTTAAAATACATTGCCCTGAACATTCATTTACTAAGCCAACTACTGGAACAAGGTTTAACCGAACTCGGCCTGGAACAAGTAAACGAAAACTATTTCGATACTTTAAAAATTAAAGTTGAAAGCGCCGAATTAAAAGCTGCTATTCGCCAGGAAGCCGAAGCTGCTCAAATAAATTTCCGATATTTTGCCGATAACTTTATCGGAATTTCTTTAAACGAGAATACCGATTTAAACGACTTAAAGGCTATTCTGGCGGTATTTACCAAGGTAATGAACCAACAAACTGCGGTAACTAACCTAAGCGAATTGCCCCACGAAACTGATGTAACCTGGCCGGAAAACCTGTTACGTACCAGCAGCTTTTTGCAACACGACGTATTTAACCAGCACCACTCCGAGTTAGAAATTTTGCGCTACATGAAACATCTGGAAAACAAAGACATTTCCTTAGTGCACAGCATGATTCCGCTGGGCTCATGTACCATGAAATTAAATGCGACCGCCGAAATGCTGCCGGTAACCTGGCCGGAAATTGGCGGCTTGCACCCGTTTGTTCCTGCCGAACAAGCCGAAGGTTACAAACAAATATTTACCGACCTGGAAAGCTGGCTTTGTGAGATTACCGGTTTTGCGGGCATATCATTGCAACCCAACTCGGGCGCGCAAGGCGAATACGCCGGTTTAATGGTTATCCGGGCCTACCACGAAGCGCAAGGGCATCATCACCGCAATGTATCTTTAATTCCTTCTTCGGCGCACGGTACCAATCCGGCTTCAGCGGTTATGGCCGGCATGAAGGTGGTTATTGTAAAATGCGATGAACGCGGCAATATTGATGTAGCTGATCTACGCGCCAAAGCCGAACAACATAAAGAAGATCTTTCGTGTTTGATGGTTACTTACCCTTCTACGCACGGTGTGTACGAAGAAAGCATCATTGAAATTTGCAATATTATTCACGAAAATGGCGGCCGCGTGTACATGGACGGCGCCAACATGAACGCACAGGTAGGCCTCACCAGCCCGGCCAATATTGGAGCCGATGTGTGCCACTTAAACCTACATAAAACATTTTGTATTCCGCACGGTGGCGGTGGACCCGGCGTAGGGCCTATTGGTGTAGTAGCTGATTTAGTACCTTATTTACCGGGTCATGCGGTGGTAAAAACCGGCGGCGAGCAAGCCATTTCGGCGATATCGGCGGCGCCTTGGGGTTCGGCGAGCATTTTACCTATTTCGTACGCGTATATTGCCATGATGGGCGGCGAAGGACTTACCGAAGCTACCAAAATGGCTATTTTAAACGCCAATTACATCAAAGCCCGATTACAAGACCATTACCCGGTTTTATACACCGGCACCAATGGCCGCTGCGCCCACGAAATGATTCTGGATTGCCGGGCCTTTAAAAAAGTAGGCGTTGAGGTAGAAGATATTGCTAAGCGTTTAATGGATTATTGCTTCCACGCGCCCACCGTATCTTTCCCGGTAGCCGGCACTTTAATGGTAGAACCCACCGAAAGCGAATCAAAAGAAGAAATTGATCGTTTCTGCGATGCCATGATTTCAATCCGAGCTGAAATACAGGAAGTAGAAGAAGGTACTGCCGACCAGAAAAACAACGTACTTAAAAATGCGCCCCATTCCATGGCCATAGGTTTAGCTGATAACTGGACGTACCCTTATAGCCGGGAAAAAGCGGTGTTCCCTTATTCCTTTGCCCGCACGCATAAAGTTTGGCCAACCGTTAGCCGCATCGATTCGGCGTACGGCGACCGGAATTTAATTTGCTCCTGCACCCCGCTGGAAGCCTACGCCCAACCAGAAGTAGCCCAAACCGCTACCGGGATTGAGTAA
- a CDS encoding NAD(P)-dependent oxidoreductase — MKKLVVGIIREGKNPPDKRVPLTPLKCQEAVTVFPELEIIVQPSAIRSYTDQEYRDLHIRVQEDLSECDVLMGVKEVPVPDLIPDKTYFFFSHTIKKQPHNQPLLQAILKKNITLIDYETLTNAKGERTVAFGRYAGIVGAYNGMMTYGKKMKLFELHPAHLCLDIEDMEEEYFKVKALPPIKIAVTGGGRVAQGIMEVLDKMGIRKVSVYDYLYHAFTQPVYTQLHSSDYNRRRDGRVWDNVDFYRNPHEYESTFEKFIPVTDVLMAGAYWNPAAPRLFAVADMQRPDFKINTIADVTCDVDGSIPCTKRASSIPDPVYDYNPFTQQLEPAFSRPENITVMAVDNLPCELPRSASRDFGRQLIDEVFPHLVNGDPQGILARATITQNGKLTERYAYLQEYALGLERQ, encoded by the coding sequence ATGAAAAAACTAGTTGTAGGAATTATCCGCGAAGGAAAAAATCCGCCGGATAAACGGGTGCCCTTAACGCCTTTAAAATGCCAGGAAGCAGTAACCGTATTTCCGGAACTCGAAATTATCGTGCAGCCCAGCGCCATCCGGAGCTACACCGACCAGGAATACCGCGATTTACATATCCGGGTGCAGGAAGATTTATCGGAATGCGACGTTTTGATGGGCGTGAAAGAAGTGCCTGTGCCGGATTTAATACCCGACAAAACATACTTTTTTTTCTCCCATACTATTAAAAAGCAACCGCATAACCAACCGCTGCTTCAAGCAATTTTAAAAAAAAACATTACCCTGATTGATTATGAAACCCTCACCAATGCCAAAGGCGAGCGTACGGTGGCTTTTGGGCGCTACGCCGGCATTGTGGGAGCTTATAATGGTATGATGACCTACGGCAAAAAAATGAAATTATTCGAGTTGCACCCGGCCCATCTGTGTTTGGATATTGAGGATATGGAAGAAGAATATTTTAAAGTAAAAGCCTTACCGCCGATTAAAATTGCCGTTACCGGTGGGGGAAGGGTAGCCCAGGGCATTATGGAAGTGCTCGATAAAATGGGCATCCGGAAAGTGAGCGTTTATGATTACTTGTATCATGCATTTACCCAACCGGTGTACACGCAACTGCATTCGTCGGATTATAACCGCCGCCGCGATGGCCGCGTGTGGGACAATGTGGATTTTTACCGGAACCCGCACGAATACGAATCTACCTTTGAGAAATTTATACCGGTTACAGATGTGTTAATGGCCGGCGCTTATTGGAACCCCGCCGCTCCCAGGTTATTTGCGGTTGCTGACATGCAGCGACCAGATTTTAAAATAAACACCATTGCCGATGTAACCTGCGACGTGGATGGCTCCATACCCTGTACCAAACGGGCCAGCAGCATTCCGGACCCGGTTTACGATTACAACCCATTTACCCAGCAACTCGAACCAGCGTTTAGTCGCCCGGAAAATATAACGGTAATGGCCGTGGATAATTTACCATGCGAACTGCCCCGCAGCGCTTCCCGCGATTTTGGCCGCCAACTCATCGACGAAGTTTTTCCGCATTTAGTAAACGGCGATCCGCAAGGTATTCTGGCCCGGGCCACAATAACGCAAAACGGAAAATTAACGGAGCGTTACGCCTATCTGCAGGAATACGCCCTGGGCTTAGAACGTCAGTAA
- a CDS encoding DUF4136 domain-containing protein, with the protein MKLVKYISFVMLLGLVAACAPYVNVSTDYDHSINFQEYKSFNWYSNKAGIKKDSLQYDTFFDKRMQNAIKANLSQRGIEFSDRPEFYVNYNVSFANQTTSNVGPFYPYGYYGGYSRFNNTSQYKEGTIIVDLIDARNNQLLWRGVGESEVRSRNIPEDKVIEIVNSILSKFPPKR; encoded by the coding sequence ATGAAATTAGTTAAGTATATAAGCTTTGTAATGTTACTTGGTTTGGTTGCAGCTTGTGCTCCTTACGTAAATGTAAGCACCGACTACGACCACTCTATCAATTTTCAAGAGTACAAATCTTTTAATTGGTACAGTAATAAAGCAGGCATAAAAAAGGATTCTTTGCAGTACGACACTTTCTTTGATAAGCGCATGCAAAACGCGATTAAAGCTAATTTATCGCAACGTGGCATTGAATTCTCTGACAGACCAGAATTTTACGTAAACTACAACGTGAGCTTTGCCAACCAAACGACGTCTAACGTTGGTCCGTTTTATCCTTATGGTTACTATGGCGGCTACAGCCGGTTTAACAATACCAGCCAGTATAAAGAAGGCACCATTATCGTGGATTTAATTGACGCCCGTAACAACCAATTATTATGGCGGGGTGTAGGCGAATCAGAAGTACGGAGCCGCAACATTCCCGAGGACAAAGTAATTGAGATTGTGAACAGCATCTTAAGCAAATTCCCTCCGAAAAGATAG
- a CDS encoding ABC transporter ATP-binding protein, giving the protein MSFWSFIKNITGFKQAQRASDKPPLSLKERFTALKNIPAFLKLIWKTNPALTAGNVFLRLIRSAIPLFTLYIAKLIIDEVIRITQSTGEQQISYLFTLVALEFGLAIVSDVLNRGTALLDSLLGDLFANQTSVDLMQHAATLDMAQFEDSVFYDKLERARRQTLSRTILMSQVLSQMQDVITMIFLAVGLVAFNSWLILLLLVAVVPAFLGESHFNERSYSLVHGWTPERRELDYLRLTGASDETAKEIKIFGLAGFLISRFKELSDKFYNDNKKLAIKRASWGSVFAAVGSIGYYGAYLFIIYQTINRQISIGQLTFLAGSFGRLRALLEGILNRFSGIAEGALYLQDFFDFFKIRPYIENHPEARPFPKPIRQGYTFENVGFKYANSPDKWAIRHLNFTLAAGEKLALVGENGAGKTTLVKLLSRLYDPTEGRILLDGYDLREYNPEDLRKEIGVIFQDFVRFQMTASNNIAVGRIEEKENFNRIQTSAAQSLADTVIQKLPGGYEQMIGRRFAKGVDLSGGEWQKMALGRAYMRDAQLLILDEPTAALDARAEHEVFQRFAELTQGKTAVLISHRFSTVRMADRILVIEHGQLLEIGSHTELLAKNGRYAELFRLQAKGYQ; this is encoded by the coding sequence ATGTCTTTTTGGTCTTTTATAAAAAATATTACCGGTTTTAAACAAGCGCAACGAGCTTCGGATAAACCACCTTTAAGTTTAAAAGAGCGGTTTACGGCTTTAAAAAATATTCCGGCTTTTTTAAAATTAATCTGGAAAACTAATCCTGCTTTGACGGCAGGCAATGTGTTTCTCCGGCTAATCCGTTCGGCAATTCCGCTTTTTACTTTATACATCGCTAAACTTATTATCGACGAAGTTATCCGGATTACGCAATCTACCGGGGAGCAGCAGATTTCTTACCTCTTTACTTTGGTGGCCCTGGAGTTTGGATTAGCCATTGTGTCGGATGTGTTAAACCGGGGAACCGCTTTGCTCGATAGTTTGCTGGGCGATTTGTTTGCGAACCAAACCTCCGTAGACCTGATGCAACACGCCGCCACCCTGGATATGGCGCAATTCGAAGATTCTGTTTTTTATGATAAACTCGAACGGGCCCGCCGCCAAACCTTAAGCCGCACAATCTTAATGTCGCAGGTGCTTAGCCAGATGCAGGATGTTATTACCATGATTTTTCTGGCGGTAGGATTGGTTGCTTTTAATTCGTGGTTGATTTTGTTGTTGCTGGTGGCCGTTGTGCCGGCTTTTCTGGGCGAATCGCACTTTAACGAACGTAGCTATTCTTTAGTACACGGCTGGACGCCCGAGCGGCGCGAATTGGATTACCTGCGTTTAACCGGTGCCAGCGACGAAACCGCCAAGGAGATTAAAATTTTTGGTTTAGCTGGTTTTCTCATTAGCCGGTTTAAAGAATTATCCGATAAATTTTATAACGATAACAAAAAGCTGGCAATTAAAAGGGCTAGCTGGGGGAGCGTGTTTGCAGCGGTAGGCAGCATTGGCTACTACGGGGCTTACTTATTTATCATTTACCAAACCATTAACCGCCAGATTAGCATTGGGCAATTAACATTTCTGGCCGGGTCGTTCGGGCGTTTGCGCGCTTTACTGGAAGGTATTTTAAACCGGTTTTCGGGTATTGCTGAAGGTGCTTTGTACTTGCAGGATTTTTTTGATTTTTTTAAAATTAGGCCTTACATCGAAAACCATCCAGAAGCGCGACCGTTTCCTAAGCCTATTCGCCAGGGATATACCTTTGAAAATGTGGGTTTTAAATACGCCAACTCCCCGGATAAATGGGCCATCCGGCATTTAAATTTTACTTTAGCCGCCGGCGAAAAACTAGCCTTAGTAGGAGAAAACGGAGCCGGTAAAACTACTCTGGTAAAATTATTATCCCGCCTCTACGATCCTACGGAGGGTCGCATTTTGCTCGATGGCTACGATTTACGGGAGTATAATCCCGAAGATTTACGCAAAGAAATTGGGGTAATTTTCCAGGATTTTGTCCGGTTTCAAATGACGGCTTCAAATAACATTGCTGTGGGGCGCATTGAGGAAAAAGAAAACTTTAACCGCATTCAAACCTCGGCCGCGCAAAGCTTGGCCGATACGGTTATCCAGAAATTACCGGGTGGCTACGAACAAATGATTGGTAGGCGGTTTGCCAAAGGCGTAGATTTATCGGGTGGTGAGTGGCAAAAAATGGCATTAGGCCGGGCGTATATGCGCGATGCACAATTACTTATTCTGGATGAACCTACTGCCGCCCTGGATGCCCGCGCCGAGCACGAGGTATTTCAGCGATTTGCCGAACTTACCCAAGGCAAAACGGCTGTATTGATTTCGCACCGTTTTTCTACTGTTCGCATGGCCGATCGCATTTTAGTTATTGAACACGGCCAACTGCTTGAAATTGGTTCGCACACCGAACTGTTGGCTAAAAACGGACGCTACGCCGAATTATTCAGGCTACAAGCCAAAGGATATCAGTAA
- a CDS encoding TetR/AcrR family transcriptional regulator: MEEAEPITEKKKAIFNTTLSLIRDHGFHGTTMSLLIKNSGVAAGTIYHYFDSKDSLIIELHAYIRTILANALLESDDQSKSFKERFFTFWNRQWLFYTQNPDALYFIEQFVNSPYYLRCPYYQNDHCQNIITQFVKTGIDAAILKPMNYRIMGIMVHSSVLTAAKIKLKNQLPIGEEEVSQVIEMMWDGIVNKEAPASS, translated from the coding sequence ATGGAAGAAGCAGAGCCGATTACCGAAAAAAAGAAAGCTATATTTAACACTACCTTATCCCTGATTCGGGATCATGGGTTTCATGGCACGACCATGAGCTTGCTCATAAAAAATTCGGGAGTAGCGGCTGGTACTATTTACCATTACTTCGATTCCAAAGACTCCCTCATTATCGAATTACACGCCTATATTCGCACCATTTTGGCCAACGCCTTACTGGAAAGTGACGACCAAAGTAAAAGTTTTAAAGAACGATTTTTTACTTTCTGGAACCGCCAATGGCTATTTTACACGCAAAATCCGGACGCCTTATATTTTATTGAGCAATTTGTTAATTCTCCTTATTACCTCCGGTGTCCTTATTACCAAAACGACCATTGCCAAAATATAATTACTCAATTTGTAAAAACCGGCATTGACGCGGCTATTCTAAAACCTATGAACTACCGGATAATGGGTATTATGGTGCATAGCAGTGTATTAACCGCGGCTAAAATAAAATTAAAAAACCAATTGCCCATTGGCGAAGAAGAAGTTAGTCAGGTAATAGAAATGATGTGGGATGGCATTGTAAATAAAGAAGCGCCCGCCTCTAGTTAA